Proteins from a single region of Cydia splendana chromosome 9, ilCydSple1.2, whole genome shotgun sequence:
- the LOC134793973 gene encoding uncharacterized protein LOC134793973 isoform X2: protein MFLTLIYVFKFQTEKWSYKKKLCSVIFDEMSLEAGLSYDKNKDKINGLVELGERKNDFADHALVFMLRGAVHKWQQPIAFYFCQGATKGTELKSILVDIITAVVGCGLKPISLICDQGSAFQAALNCLKADTARDQLLTNQEPDGTVTINEVKLMVIFDPPHLIKGLRNNFLNKDISFEGKLSTWRDIVDVYETDCNNMETRMLHKLNDQHVIPEKIKKMKVKNCVKVFSYTLSSALSYTANFCK from the exons atgtttttaacgcttatctatgtatttaaatttcaGACCGAAAAATGgagctacaaaaaaaaactgtgttcAGTCATATTTGACGAAATGTCTTTAGAGGCTGGCTTGTCTTATGACAAAAACAAAGATAAAATTAATGGGTTAGTAGAGCTTGGCGAGAGAAAAAATGATTTCGCTGATCATGCCCTCGTGTTTATGTTGAGAGGAGCTGTCCACAAGTGGCAGCAGCCAATAGCCTTTTATTTTTGCCAAGGCGCTACTAAAGGCACAGAATTAAAAAGTATACTCGTGGATATTATCACAGCGGTTGTAGGATGCGGGTTAAAGCCGATATCCCTTATTTGCGACCAAGGGTCAGCTTTCCAAGCGGCTCTAAATTGCCTGAAGGCTGACACAGCGCGTGACCAATTACTGACAAATCAGGAACCAG ATGGCACAGTAACAATAAACGAAGTCAAACTGATGGTTATATTCGACCCTCCTCATCTTATTAAAGGATTGAGAAATAATTTTTTGAATAAAGACATTTCCTTTGAAGGAAAATTATCCACATGGAGAGACATCGTGGATGTATACGAAACGGACTGCAATAATATGGAAACAAGAATGCTGCATAAGTTAAATGACCAGCATGTGATacctgaaaaaattaaaaagatgaAG GTCAAGAACTGTGTAAAAGTATTTAGTTACACACTGTCTTCGGCTCTATCTTACACAGCCAACTTCtgtaagtaa